Genomic DNA from Sphingomonas lacunae:
TCCGGATCATCGAGCGTGGTCGATCCCATTCGCACATAGGCGCAACCGATCTCACGGCACATGGAAGCCAACTCTTCATTCTCGGAGATTGGCGGCAACAGCAGAACCCCGGCCAACCGCTGCTGCTCAAGGAAATTGCGGATGTCAGCAACCATGGTCGGTGATCGGCGATCAACCGGCCGGACTACCAAGGCATAGCTGGTTTCCCTGATGGCCTCGAGGATGCCTTCCTGCACACCCAGCACCATCTGCCCATTCGGATTGTCATGGATCAAGCCGATCAGAAAATTGCGCCGCAAAGCGAGAGCTCGAGCCTGAGGATTGGGAACATAGCCCAGCTCGGCAATAACCTCCTCCACCCGCCGACGTGTCTCTTCATTGAGCAGCGGCGACTGGTTGATGACCCGGCTGACGGTCTTCTTGGACACACCCGACAAACGGGCGACGTCGTTGATTGTAGGCTGCCCCGTGCGCTTCATTCCTTCTCTCTAGGGCTAATGATGCAGTCGTGCCAGCCTCTATCAGCGCACAAAGCAAAGCCGCAGGGCAATAAGCCTTCTTGCCATTGACACCGGTTTCCTATACGCCCGCCACCACGGTCAACAAGATCGCAGACGGGAGAGACACGTTGCCGGACAATGGCGCCATGCACTTGCGCACTTCTGATCCTGAGGGCCCCGTCAATGATCCTGCACCAGGACAAGCGCTGCTGGCCGCACGCGCCTTTGTCACTGCCCGACGCACTGCAACAACAGTGCCGGATTATCCCGGAACTCTGCCGCAAAGCTTTGCCGAAGCCTATGCAATCCAGTCCCGCGCGATAGACCTGTTCGATGAACCCATTGGCGGCTGGAAAGTCGGCAGGGTTCATGAGCCACAGGCCAGCCAATTGGGCACGACCCGGCTTGCCGGGCCGATATTCGCCAGCAGCATCGTCCATGCGACCGCCGGCACCATGATCGAGATGCCAGTCTTTGCCGACGGCTTTGCCGCTGTGGAAGCGGAAATGCTGCTCCGGGTCACACAGGTTTCGGACAATCCCGCTGCACTTGATGACGCCGCGATCCTTGATCTGATCGATGCGGTCCATGTCGGAATTGAAGTGGCCAGTTCGCCCTTTGCAGGCATCAATGCGCTGGGACCTCTCGTGACAGCGTCCGATTTCGGCAACAATGCCGGTCTGGTCGTGGGCCCTGCCCTGCCCGACTGGCGCCATCGCGACCTGAGCCGCTTGCATGCCGCCATGTCGATCAATGGCGTCGATCAGGGCGAAGGCGACATGACCAGTCTGCCCGGCGGCCCCATAGAGTCGGTGCGCTTCCTGCTTGGCAATCTGGCCGAACGGGGCATTGGCGGCGGCGGGCCATTCTGGGTCTCGGCCGGAGCCATCAGCGGCGTGCATGTCATCAAGCCCTGTAGCGAGGCAGCGGCCTGCTTTGACGGACAATGGACAGTCAGGTGCCGGACGCGGGCAGCTACGCCCACGACGAAGACAACAGGGTAGAGCCCATAGCAACAATGCGGCGACCGGCAGACAAGAACCGGAGCCGCCCGGGAGAAAGCCATGACAGAGGCCAGCCATACCGCCGCCACGCCGCCACCCGTGATCAAACAGGGACACTATCGCTGGTCGATAGTCGCCCTGTTGTTCGTCGCAACAACGATCAACTACATTGACCGGACCATGCTGGGCCTACTGGCTCCTGATCTCAGCGTCGAACTCGGCTGGAGCGAAAATGACTATGGCAACATCGTTACCGCCTTTCAGGCCGCTTATGCCTGCGGCTTTTTGGTCATGGGCTGGCTGATCGACCGGTTCGGGCCAAAGATTGGCTATGCCATTGCCATCTGCGTATGGACCGTCGGCCACATCGCCCACGGCTTCGCCTCTTCGGTGACCGCATTTATGGCAGCCCGTGTGGTTCTGGGCGTCGGCGAAGCCGGCCATTTCCCCGCCGTGGTCCGCGCCAGCAGCGAATGGTTCCCGCAAAAGGAGCGGGCCTATGCGATCGGCTGGGTCAACAGCGCCACCACCATCGGCGTCATCCTGACTGCGCCGACCATTGCCCTGTTCATGCACCTGCTCGGCTTTGACTGGCGCGAGACATTCTGGATCACCGGCATTTTCGGGGTCATCCTCCTCATCATCTGGCTTTGGCACTACAGCAATCCGCGCGAGAGCGGGCGGGTTAGCGAAGGCGAGCTGGCCTGGATCGAGCATGACCCGCCCGAGCAGGTCCAACAGATCGGCTGGAGCCGGATTGTCACCAAAAGGGAGGCATGGGCCTTTGCCGTCGCCAAATTCCTGACCGACCCTGTCTGGTTCCTGATGCTGTTTTGGCTGCCGAAATATTTCGCCAGCACCTATGATGTTGATCTCAAGGTCGTGCTCCTGCCCATGATCATCATGTACCTCTTGTCGGATGTTGGCAGCATCGCCGGCGGATGGCTGTCGTCACGGCTGATCCAGAACGGCCACAGCGCCAATTTTGCTCGCAAGATCACCATGATAGTATCGGGCATGTGCGTCCTGCCGTTGCTGTTCGTCACCGGCGTCGACAATATGTGGCTGGCGGTCGTCCTGATCGGCATCGCTCTCGCCGGACACCAGTCCTTCTCTTCCAACCTGCTGTCCTTGCCACCAGACATGT
This window encodes:
- a CDS encoding MFS transporter, translating into MTEASHTAATPPPVIKQGHYRWSIVALLFVATTINYIDRTMLGLLAPDLSVELGWSENDYGNIVTAFQAAYACGFLVMGWLIDRFGPKIGYAIAICVWTVGHIAHGFASSVTAFMAARVVLGVGEAGHFPAVVRASSEWFPQKERAYAIGWVNSATTIGVILTAPTIALFMHLLGFDWRETFWITGIFGVILLIIWLWHYSNPRESGRVSEGELAWIEHDPPEQVQQIGWSRIVTKREAWAFAVAKFLTDPVWFLMLFWLPKYFASTYDVDLKVVLLPMIIMYLLSDVGSIAGGWLSSRLIQNGHSANFARKITMIVSGMCVLPLLFVTGVDNMWLAVVLIGIALAGHQSFSSNLLSLPPDMFPKRAVGSAIGLGGFAGGIGGMIMAKSTGLVLDATGGNYTLIFAVCTATYFLAVTAIHLLSPRLTPVTVE
- a CDS encoding 2-keto-4-pentenoate hydratase, which gives rise to MPLTPVSYTPATTVNKIADGRDTLPDNGAMHLRTSDPEGPVNDPAPGQALLAARAFVTARRTATTVPDYPGTLPQSFAEAYAIQSRAIDLFDEPIGGWKVGRVHEPQASQLGTTRLAGPIFASSIVHATAGTMIEMPVFADGFAAVEAEMLLRVTQVSDNPAALDDAAILDLIDAVHVGIEVASSPFAGINALGPLVTASDFGNNAGLVVGPALPDWRHRDLSRLHAAMSINGVDQGEGDMTSLPGGPIESVRFLLGNLAERGIGGGGPFWVSAGAISGVHVIKPCSEAAACFDGQWTVRCRTRAATPTTKTTG